The Agrobacterium vitis region TTGGGTTTCCTTCAGCAGGTAATCGATGGTCGGATGGATCGATTCGATCTCCTCCTCGCCATGCTTGCGGGCATTATAGACCGGAATATTCTCCATCGGGCCAGGGCGATAAAGCGCCACCAGCGCGATAATATCCTCGATACAGTCGGGCCGCATGCCGATCAGCGCCTTGCGCATGCCGGCACTTTCCACCTGGAACACCCCGACGGTCTCACCGCGTGACAGCATTTGATAGGTTTTTTCGTCGTCCAGCGGAATGGTCGCCAGATCGATCTCGATATCGCGCAGCCGGCAGAAATCCACCGCGGTTTTCAGCACCGTCAGCGTCTTCAATCCGAGAAAGTCGAACTTGACCAGCCCGGCCTGCTCCACCCACTTCATATTGAACTGGGTAACCGGCATATCCGAGCGCGGATCACGATACATCGGCACCAGCTTGGACAGCGGGCGGTCACCGATAACAATACCGGCAGCATGGGTGGAGGCGTGGCGATAAAGTCCCTCGATCTTCTGGGCGATATCCAGCAGACGGGCGACGACCGGTTCCTTTTCTGCCTCTTCCTGAAACTTTGGCTCTTCTTCGATGGCCTTGGACAGAGGGGTCGGATTGGCCGGATTGTTCGGCACCAGCTTGCAGATCCTGTCGACCTGCCCATAAGGCATTTCCAGCACGCGGCCAACGTCGCGCAAGGCTGCACGGGCCTGGAGCGACCCGAAGGTGATGATCTGCGCCACCTGCTCGCGCCCATATTTGCGCTGCACATAACGGATCACCTCTTCACGGCGATCCTGACAGAAGTCGATGTCGAAGTCGGGCATCGAGACGCGCTCAGGATTGAGAAAACGTTCGAACAGCAGGGAGAACCGCAGCGGATCGACATCGGTAATGGTCAAGGCATAAGCAACCAGCGAACCCGCACCGGAACCACGGCCGGGACCGACCGGAATATCCTGGCTCTTGGCCCATTTGATAAAGTCGGCAACGATCAGGAAGTAACCGGGAAATTTCATCCGCTCAATGACGCCGAGTTCGAAATCCAGCCGGTCTCGATATTCCTTTTCCTCATAGCCGGGTGCCATGCCAAGCTTCGCCAGTCGGTCGTCCAATCCCTCAATGGCTTGACGGCGCAATTCCCCGGCTTCGGCGCGCTCGGCCTCTTCCGGATCGTCACTACCACCAGTGAATCGCGGCAATATAGGGTTGCGAGTATCGAGAACAAAAGAACAGCGGCTGGCAATCTCAACCGTGTTTTCAAGCGCTTCCGGCAGATCCTTAAACAAGACCTGCATTTCCTTGCGGCTTTTCAGATAATGATCCGGTGTCAGGCGAAACCGCCGGTCGTCGGATACGATGGCATTATGGGCAACCGCCATCAGTGCGTCATGGGCATCATAATCGTCACGGCTGGGAAAGAAGGCCTCATTGGTGGCAACCAATGGAATATCGTGATCGTAAGCGAGCGCGATCATCCGGCTTTCATGCACACGGTCATAGCCTTGGTGGCGCTGCAATTCGATATAAAGCCGATCCCCGAACAGGGATTTGAGCGTCTGAAGCCGCGACAGCGCCTGGGCGTGATGGCCGTCCTTCACCGACAGATCGACCGGACCGCCTGATGCACCCGTCAGCGCGATCAGGCCATCCGTGCCGATCTCTTCCAGCCAGGAGGCGGTGATATGCACAGACTGACTATTATCGCCCTGGAGATAGGCACGGCTGACCAGATCCACCAGCCGCTCGTAACCGGCCGGATCGGCGGCCAGAAGCACGATAGCGGGATATTTGGCAAGTGAGCTATTGCCCCGCTTTTCCTCATTGGCGTCTTCCATATCGATGGACAATTGGCAACCAATGATCGGCTGCAAGCCATCGCCGAGCGCCTTCTGGGAAAACTCCAGCGCAATGAAC contains the following coding sequences:
- the dnaE gene encoding DNA polymerase III subunit alpha encodes the protein MSDMGASGQAVVKAGPGFVHLRVHSAYSLLEGALPLKKILSKVASDQQPAIAITDTNNLFIALEFSQKALGDGLQPIIGCQLSIDMEDANEEKRGNSSLAKYPAIVLLAADPAGYERLVDLVSRAYLQGDNSQSVHITASWLEEIGTDGLIALTGASGGPVDLSVKDGHHAQALSRLQTLKSLFGDRLYIELQRHQGYDRVHESRMIALAYDHDIPLVATNEAFFPSRDDYDAHDALMAVAHNAIVSDDRRFRLTPDHYLKSRKEMQVLFKDLPEALENTVEIASRCSFVLDTRNPILPRFTGGSDDPEEAERAEAGELRRQAIEGLDDRLAKLGMAPGYEEKEYRDRLDFELGVIERMKFPGYFLIVADFIKWAKSQDIPVGPGRGSGAGSLVAYALTITDVDPLRFSLLFERFLNPERVSMPDFDIDFCQDRREEVIRYVQRKYGREQVAQIITFGSLQARAALRDVGRVLEMPYGQVDRICKLVPNNPANPTPLSKAIEEEPKFQEEAEKEPVVARLLDIAQKIEGLYRHASTHAAGIVIGDRPLSKLVPMYRDPRSDMPVTQFNMKWVEQAGLVKFDFLGLKTLTVLKTAVDFCRLRDIEIDLATIPLDDEKTYQMLSRGETVGVFQVESAGMRKALIGMRPDCIEDIIALVALYRPGPMENIPVYNARKHGEEEIESIHPTIDYLLKETQGVIVYQEQVMQVAQVLSGYSLGEADLLRRAMGKKIKEEMDKQRARFVDGAVKNGVSKPQADNIFDLLAKFANYGFNKSHAAAYAIVSYQTAYMKAHYPVEFLAASMTLDMANTEKLVDFRQDAGRLGIEVVPPSVQTSFRHFQTGPNRIYYSLAALKGVGDAAVEHIVAVRADTPFADLEDFCLRIDPKQINRRVFESLIFAGAFDCFGRDRPELLAGMDRIIGYAQRAQENAVSGQSDMFGSGGATGPERISFPTYTPWLPSEKLMREFQVLGFYLSAHPLDTYKPLLEKMRVQNFADFSGAVRQGATAGRLAGTVISKQERKTRTGNKMGIVTFSDATGQFEAVLFSEGLNQYRDLLESGKSLVITVAAEERPEGIGLRIQTAQSLEEKSLQMQKTLRVYLRDSGPLRALAAHLNTKGDGLVSFVVIKEDGRREIEVELNQRFRITPEIAAAMRSAPGVVDVELV